The following proteins come from a genomic window of Pseudomonas syringae:
- a CDS encoding AAA family ATPase, which translates to MSDQTPEHTGSAEPVVEPVTEPVSPTSNASTQAQQRQRASQLAQALRTELQKAVIGQNAVIEDVLTALIGGGHVLLEGVPGLGKTLLVRALASCIGCEFARIQFTPDLMPSDVTGHAVYDMQTEQFKLRKGPLFTNLLLADEINRAPAKTQAALLEAMQERQVTLEGRALPIPQPFMVLATQNPIEQEGTYPLPEAELDRFMLKLRMDYPEAREELDMVRQVTRSSRADMLDVKPLRVIMQAREVQALQRIASELPLDEQVLDYAVRLARSTRTWPGLSQGAGPRASIALVRGGRARAVLRGGEFVTPDDIKGCALAVLRHRVRLSPELDIEGLSVDQVLRQILDQVPAPRL; encoded by the coding sequence ATGAGCGATCAAACGCCCGAACACACCGGCAGCGCCGAGCCTGTTGTCGAGCCCGTCACCGAACCGGTCAGCCCGACGAGCAATGCAAGCACCCAGGCGCAGCAACGCCAGCGCGCCAGCCAGCTGGCTCAGGCGTTGCGCACTGAACTGCAAAAAGCCGTGATCGGGCAGAACGCCGTCATCGAAGACGTGCTGACCGCGCTGATCGGCGGCGGGCATGTTCTGCTCGAAGGCGTACCGGGGCTGGGCAAGACGCTGCTGGTCCGGGCGCTGGCCAGTTGCATCGGTTGCGAGTTCGCGCGCATCCAGTTCACGCCGGACCTGATGCCCAGCGATGTCACCGGGCACGCCGTGTACGACATGCAGACCGAGCAGTTCAAACTGCGTAAAGGGCCGCTGTTTACCAACCTGCTGCTGGCCGACGAAATCAACCGGGCCCCGGCCAAGACGCAGGCCGCCCTGCTTGAAGCCATGCAAGAGCGGCAGGTCACCCTTGAAGGACGGGCCCTGCCGATTCCGCAACCGTTCATGGTGCTGGCGACCCAGAACCCCATCGAGCAGGAAGGCACCTATCCCCTGCCTGAAGCCGAACTGGATCGCTTCATGCTCAAGCTGCGCATGGACTATCCCGAAGCCAGGGAAGAGCTGGACATGGTGCGTCAGGTGACTCGCTCGTCGCGCGCCGACATGCTCGATGTAAAACCGCTCAGGGTCATCATGCAGGCCCGTGAAGTTCAGGCCCTGCAGCGCATCGCCAGCGAACTGCCCCTTGACGAACAGGTTCTGGACTACGCAGTAAGGCTGGCCCGCAGCACGCGTACCTGGCCCGGCCTGAGCCAGGGCGCAGGACCGCGAGCGTCGATTGCACTGGTTCGGGGTGGACGGGCGCGTGCCGTGCTGCGCGGCGGCGAGTTTGTGACGCCGGATGATATCAAAGGCTGCGCGCTGGCCGTGCTGCGGCACCGGGTACGCCTGTCGCCAGAACTGGACATCGAAGGGCTGTCGGTGGATCAGGTGCTCAGGCAGATCCTCGATCAGGTTCCGGCGCCGCGACTGTGA